A region from the Xenopus laevis strain J_2021 chromosome 4S, Xenopus_laevis_v10.1, whole genome shotgun sequence genome encodes:
- the mrps14.S gene encoding 28S ribosomal protein S14, mitochondrial: MAASVLGSVFRGARQLFTWPSATCTNQVRSYYVDWRMFRDVKRRKMAYEFADERLRVNALRKNIILPKELREVADKEIAAFPVDSCPVRIRNRCVMTSRPRGVKRRWRLSRIVFRHLADNNQMSGIQRAMW; this comes from the exons ATGGCGGCTTCCGTGCTTGGAAGTGTGTTTCGAGGTGCCCGGCAG TTGTTTACTTGGCCTTCCGCAACTTGTACTAATCAAGTCCGAAGTTACTATGTTGACTGGAGGATGTTTCGGGATGTTAAAAGGAGGAAAATGGCTTATGAATTTGCTGATGAGAGGCTGAGAGTCAATGCTTTGCGGAAAAACATCATCCTCCCTAAAGAACTGCGG GAAGTGGCAGATAAAGAAATTGCTGCATTTCCAGTAGATAGCTGCCCTGTAAGAATCCGTAACCGTTGTGTTATGACCTCTCGACCACGGGGTGTAAAAAGACGTTGGCGGCTGAGTCGAATCGTGTTCCGTCATCTAGCTGATAACAACCAAATGTCTGGCATTCAAAGAGCCATGTGGTAG